A genomic window from Sulfurospirillum multivorans DSM 12446 includes:
- a CDS encoding heavy-metal-associated domain-containing protein, producing the protein MKKWLILLLPLMLSAKEEVVIKVAEMHCPLCTTAVKKALKSVEGVESSKVTLETKLAVVIAKDGVEDKTFLEAVKTTGYEGVVVSRKYLKE; encoded by the coding sequence ATGAAAAAGTGGTTGATACTCCTTTTACCGTTGATGCTCTCTGCCAAAGAAGAAGTGGTCATAAAAGTGGCTGAAATGCACTGTCCTTTGTGCACAACCGCAGTTAAAAAAGCACTCAAAAGTGTCGAGGGAGTTGAGTCCTCTAAAGTGACGTTAGAGACAAAATTGGCAGTAGTCATTGCCAAAGATGGCGTTGAAGATAAGACGTTTTTAGAAGCGGTAAAAACGACGGGGTATGAGGGTGTGGTTGTGTCTCGTAAGTATTTGAAAGAGTAA
- a CDS encoding mercuric transporter MerT family protein: MKKEILSLLTALLSAFAATACCLPPLLFLLFGISFGFLSFLEVLTPFRIPLSLLSLFVLWLSWRSYAHHTFTCNPQKRKRYVWFYMIVLGLIVVILLYPEWANLFIEDAE; the protein is encoded by the coding sequence ATGAAAAAAGAGATTCTAAGTTTACTTACAGCACTGCTTTCAGCCTTTGCCGCAACGGCATGCTGTCTGCCTCCACTGCTGTTTTTACTCTTTGGAATCTCTTTTGGATTTTTAAGCTTCTTAGAAGTCCTCACCCCGTTTCGCATACCACTCTCCCTTTTATCGCTCTTTGTTTTGTGGCTTTCATGGCGCTCTTACGCGCATCATACCTTTACATGTAATCCTCAAAAGAGAAAGCGTTATGTGTGGTTTTATATGATTGTTTTAGGGTTGATTGTCGTGATATTGCTCTATCCCGAATGGGCAAATCTTTTTATTGAGGATGCAGAATGA
- a CDS encoding transglutaminase-like domain-containing protein, whose product MQRRAFMKGCLALGASSVILPQVSILEASEPKSKTRIFFVTNSYNLKHENKNGLTKLWVPLPQETLFQKVSDFKFSSNATNAYVTDKNSYKARTLYAEWKNGGEKLLEVTYTITTYERNSDLSKATASTKYPKDVAHYLKPTAHIPTSGKVKELALKITANSTTPLDKAKAIYAWVTENMYRDNAVVGCGLGDAGKAIEQNIMGGKCTDISSVFVALLRSVGVPAREIFGIRLGSSRYSKACGSSDEKGLAKITGGEHCRAEFYLDGAGWIPCDPADVAKVILTEKMTLNDPLVKEVREYFFGNWEMNWMGYNTARDFVLTPMPAQKPLNMFGYPYGEVEDEVLDYYAPAAFAYSFNSQEKL is encoded by the coding sequence ATGCAAAGAAGAGCGTTTATGAAAGGGTGTTTAGCCCTTGGTGCAAGTTCGGTTATTCTTCCTCAGGTTTCGATTTTGGAGGCGAGTGAGCCAAAGAGTAAAACACGTATTTTTTTCGTCACAAACAGTTACAACCTCAAACATGAAAACAAAAATGGCTTGACCAAACTGTGGGTTCCTCTTCCACAAGAAACTCTCTTCCAAAAGGTGAGCGATTTTAAATTTAGCTCCAATGCAACCAACGCGTATGTGACCGACAAAAACAGTTACAAAGCCAGAACACTCTATGCTGAGTGGAAAAATGGTGGCGAAAAACTCCTCGAAGTGACCTATACGATTACGACGTATGAGCGAAATTCTGATCTTAGCAAAGCAACCGCTTCAACCAAATATCCCAAAGATGTTGCACACTATCTCAAACCAACGGCACACATCCCCACCAGTGGAAAAGTCAAAGAGTTGGCGCTTAAAATCACAGCGAACAGCACAACACCGCTTGATAAAGCCAAAGCAATTTACGCGTGGGTCACTGAAAATATGTACCGCGACAATGCCGTCGTCGGTTGTGGATTGGGTGATGCAGGCAAGGCGATTGAGCAAAACATCATGGGTGGAAAATGCACCGACATTAGTTCTGTTTTTGTAGCGCTTCTTAGAAGTGTTGGCGTGCCTGCACGTGAGATCTTTGGTATTCGTTTAGGTAGTTCTCGTTACTCCAAAGCGTGTGGAAGCAGTGATGAAAAAGGGTTGGCAAAAATCACGGGAGGCGAGCATTGTAGAGCGGAATTTTACCTAGATGGCGCAGGTTGGATTCCTTGCGATCCTGCCGATGTGGCTAAAGTTATCTTGACCGAAAAAATGACGTTGAACGATCCACTTGTGAAAGAAGTACGTGAGTATTTCTTTGGAAACTGGGAGATGAACTGGATGGGCTACAACACAGCGCGTGATTTTGTCTTAACGCCAATGCCAGCGCAAAAACCACTTAATATGTTCGGTTACCCATACGGCGAAGTCGAAGATGAAGTCTTAGACTACTACGCTCCAGCGGCGTTTGCGTATAGCTTTAACTCACAAGAAAAACTCTAA
- a CDS encoding DNA adenine methylase, with protein MNYIGSKVKLLSFIDAHTSSLLKENVPPKIFCDLFAGSGSVGSYFAQKGCILLSNDLEFYSYVLNRAMLKTPTLSAMDAIITSLNALPLRKGLMYEHYCLESGSGRNYFSDENAQKIDAVRQGIEAYKRDEPLYIYLLASLLHSADKVANTASIYSAYLKHLKPLACEKLHLHAFPSLSTSAHHQVFCEDANVLISTLKGDILYLDPPYNRRQYGANYHILNTIARYDAFTPKGKTGVRAYESSAYCKSGTALLALEDIIQKANFPWIVLSYNDEGIIDLAVLSSMLERYGTCASFQMPHQRFKGYRNQENKKALSEYLYILEKF; from the coding sequence GTGAACTACATCGGCTCGAAAGTAAAACTTCTCTCTTTTATCGATGCACACACGTCGTCTCTTTTGAAAGAAAACGTTCCGCCGAAAATTTTTTGCGATCTTTTTGCTGGAAGTGGTTCGGTCGGGAGCTATTTTGCCCAAAAAGGGTGCATCCTCCTCAGCAATGACCTTGAATTTTACAGCTATGTGCTCAACCGCGCCATGCTAAAAACCCCTACATTATCCGCCATGGATGCCATCATCACCTCCTTAAATGCACTCCCTTTACGCAAAGGGCTGATGTATGAGCACTACTGCTTGGAAAGTGGCAGTGGGCGGAACTATTTTAGCGATGAAAATGCGCAAAAAATCGATGCGGTGCGCCAAGGCATTGAAGCGTATAAGCGTGATGAGCCGCTTTATATTTACCTCCTAGCCTCACTGCTGCACAGCGCTGACAAGGTTGCCAACACGGCTTCCATTTACAGTGCGTATCTCAAACATCTCAAGCCTTTGGCGTGCGAAAAACTGCATCTGCATGCTTTTCCCTCGCTGTCAACGTCTGCGCACCATCAGGTTTTTTGTGAAGATGCCAATGTGCTTATCTCCACGCTTAAAGGCGATATTCTCTACCTCGATCCTCCGTACAATCGTCGTCAATACGGGGCGAATTACCACATCTTAAACACGATAGCGCGGTACGATGCGTTTACGCCAAAGGGCAAAACGGGAGTGAGGGCATATGAAAGTTCGGCGTACTGCAAAAGTGGCACAGCGCTTTTGGCACTGGAAGATATTATCCAAAAGGCCAATTTTCCATGGATCGTTCTTAGCTATAATGATGAGGGAATTATCGACCTTGCAGTGTTATCCAGCATGTTGGAACGCTATGGCACGTGCGCGTCGTTTCAGATGCCCCATCAACGCTTTAAAGGGTATCGCAATCAGGAAAATAAAAAAGCGTTAAGCGAATATCTTTATATTCTTGAAAAGTTTTAG
- a CDS encoding response regulator: MHFLVVDDSSTMRRILCNTINSIGYTTTAAEDGLDALEKIKEQKFDVIMTDWNMPRMDGLHLVRALRAMEAYKKTPIIMVTTEGGKQEVITAIKEGVTNYIVKPFTAFLLREKLKEIVS, from the coding sequence ATGCATTTTTTAGTTGTTGACGATAGCTCAACAATGCGCAGAATTCTGTGCAACACCATCAACAGTATAGGCTACACAACCACGGCAGCCGAAGACGGGTTAGATGCACTTGAAAAGATCAAAGAACAAAAGTTTGACGTGATTATGACGGACTGGAATATGCCACGAATGGACGGACTGCATTTGGTAAGAGCGCTTCGCGCGATGGAAGCGTATAAAAAAACACCCATTATTATGGTCACAACCGAGGGTGGCAAACAAGAGGTGATTACGGCGATTAAAGAGGGGGTCACCAACTACATCGTCAAGCCTTTTACCGCGTTTCTTTTACGAGAAAAACTCAAAGAGATCGTTAGCTAA
- a CDS encoding allophanate hydrolase-related protein, which translates to MSKMIEIGVCGAHMQGLPLNHQLVNLEATFLKACKTAVGYRLFNVPEKNPPRPGMLKDASSPYALELEVWQMPLENFGAFMVQIASPLCIGTVVLEDGSLVYGFLCEGDALKGAKEISELGGWRNYLTCKD; encoded by the coding sequence ATGTCAAAAATGATCGAAATTGGCGTCTGCGGAGCGCACATGCAAGGCTTACCGCTGAATCATCAGCTCGTCAACTTAGAGGCGACGTTTCTCAAAGCGTGCAAAACTGCTGTGGGGTATCGTCTGTTTAATGTTCCTGAAAAAAATCCTCCACGCCCAGGGATGCTCAAAGACGCTTCGAGTCCTTATGCGTTGGAGCTTGAAGTGTGGCAGATGCCGTTGGAGAATTTTGGAGCGTTTATGGTGCAGATTGCTTCACCTCTGTGCATTGGAACGGTTGTGTTAGAAGATGGAAGTTTGGTGTATGGCTTTTTGTGTGAAGGTGATGCGCTGAAAGGTGCGAAGGAGATCAGTGAGCTTGGTGGATGGCGAAACTATCTTACATGTAAAGATTGA
- the atzF gene encoding allophanate hydrolase, whose protein sequence is MNIQTLRQAYQKGTLTPRALVAELKAKMALHVNNPIWIYTLNDAELEPYLKRLEGAKIEELPLYGIPFAIKDNIDLAGVPTTAACPDFRYLPERSAYVVERLIEAGAIPMGKTNLDQFATGLVGTRSPYGICQNSIHPEYISGGSSAGSAVSVALELVTFSLGTDTAGSGRVPAAFNNLIGVKPTKGVFSTSGVVPACRSLDCVSLFTQTCADAQTLFAIMASYDSEDVYARTMPTQTKTLEKPLRIGIPRKSDLQFFGDAEAQTLFEAAVARFVALGAVVEEIDFTPFLNAANLLYSGPWVAERYVATKALLQKSPESFLDVTRTIIAQGKHKSASDYFEAEYALKAYRREAEQCLKWVDFMLTPTTGTIYTIAEVEANPIELNTNLGYYTNFMNLLDLSALALPAGTRNNGLPFGITIFADAFEDEKLLAMGEIYIKELACQK, encoded by the coding sequence ATGAACATTCAAACCTTACGCCAAGCGTACCAAAAGGGAACACTCACCCCTCGTGCTCTTGTGGCAGAGCTTAAAGCTAAAATGGCTTTACATGTAAACAATCCCATTTGGATTTACACACTCAATGATGCGGAGCTAGAGCCTTATTTGAAACGGCTTGAAGGGGCTAAAATCGAGGAGTTACCGCTTTATGGCATTCCTTTTGCGATTAAAGATAACATCGATCTTGCAGGCGTTCCCACCACGGCGGCGTGCCCTGATTTTCGCTATCTGCCAGAGCGTTCAGCGTATGTGGTGGAGCGCTTAATCGAAGCAGGAGCAATTCCCATGGGCAAGACCAATCTCGATCAATTTGCTACAGGTCTTGTGGGAACGCGTTCCCCTTATGGCATCTGCCAAAATAGCATCCATCCTGAGTACATTTCGGGAGGTTCGAGTGCAGGAAGTGCGGTGAGTGTTGCTTTGGAGCTTGTTACGTTTTCCCTCGGAACGGATACAGCAGGTTCTGGCAGAGTTCCGGCGGCGTTTAATAATCTCATCGGTGTCAAACCCACCAAAGGGGTTTTTAGCACCTCTGGTGTTGTGCCTGCGTGCCGTAGTTTGGACTGTGTGTCGCTCTTTACCCAAACGTGTGCGGATGCGCAAACGCTCTTTGCCATTATGGCGTCTTACGATAGTGAAGATGTGTATGCAAGAACGATGCCGACACAGACCAAAACGTTAGAAAAGCCTCTTAGAATTGGGATTCCACGAAAAAGCGATCTTCAATTTTTTGGCGATGCTGAGGCGCAAACGCTTTTTGAAGCGGCGGTAGCACGGTTTGTTGCCTTGGGTGCGGTTGTTGAAGAGATTGATTTTACCCCTTTTTTAAACGCTGCCAATCTTCTTTACAGTGGCCCTTGGGTGGCAGAGCGTTACGTGGCAACGAAGGCGCTTCTTCAAAAATCACCTGAGAGTTTCTTAGATGTGACACGCACCATCATCGCGCAAGGTAAACATAAAAGTGCGAGTGACTACTTTGAAGCGGAGTATGCCTTAAAAGCGTACAGGCGAGAAGCCGAACAGTGTTTAAAATGGGTAGATTTTATGCTGACACCGACTACGGGGACAATTTATACGATTGCCGAAGTGGAAGCCAATCCGATTGAACTCAATACCAATCTTGGCTACTACACCAATTTTATGAACCTACTTGATCTTTCCGCCCTTGCACTGCCAGCAGGGACGCGCAACAATGGGCTTCCCTTTGGCATAACGATCTTTGCCGATGCGTTTGAAGATGAAAAACTCCTTGCGATGGGAGAAATTTACATAAAGGAGTTAGCATGTCAAAAATGA
- the uca gene encoding urea carboxylase translates to MFMKILIANRGEIACRIIKTLTKMGIRSVALYTTADRDSLHVSLADEAYWIGEGVASESYLDAAKILEIAFTCKAEAIHPGYGFLSENAAFARACETKGIVFIGPRAEHIEAFGLKHTARALAEVNHVPLLPGSGLLASLEEALEKVQSIGYPVMLKSTAGGGGIGMQLCYDAHSLEGAYASVKRLSENNFSNSGLFLEKYVEHARHIEVQIFGDGKGYVATLGERDCSIQRRNQKVIEETPAAHLSDSTREALFEASKKLASCVNYLSAGTVEFVYDTMSDAFYFLEVNTRLQVEHGVTEEVSGVDLVEWMIRQAYGSHEALYDYKHSPKGHAMQVRVYAEDPLKNFQPSSGVLHHVRFAPNIRVDSFIETGLHVSSFYDPMIAKLIVKADSREEALIKMDEAIEKTRIDGIETNLRYLGAIVKSDFFKNATHTTKSLSRFSFVPQSIDVLRPGTQTSIQDYPGRVGYWDVGVPPSGPFDSLSFRYANALVGNDSRASGLEIAITGPTLKFNQESVIALCGASIEAFLDGKKVAMNEAVTIPAGSILKLKKVHHEGFRTYLAVRGGLDVPEYLGSRSTFTLGKFGGHAGRMLISGDVLHVSQMCDNTVPSKAFTPKAFPSHEWHIGVLYGPHGAPEFFTPEDIKTFMEASWEVHYNSNRTGVRLIGPKPEWARTDGGEAGLHPSNIHDNAYAIGAIDFTGDMPVILGPDGPSLGGFVCPVTIVSSELWKVGQLKAGDRVRFVPLSHERAMQMLEAQESAIASLEPFDERHYLETKEVLGEAILYHDEGKNDLPSITFRQSGDSYLLIEYGIMQLDIALRFRVHVLMEAIKKAAIAGMIDVTPGIRSLQLHFDPRVCKREVLMEQIKRIELTLPLIDDIEVPARIVHLPLSWDDEQTRVAIEKYMKIVRPDAPWCPSNIEFIRRINGLESIEAVKKIVFDASYLVMGLGDVYLGAPVATPLDPRHRLVTTKYNPARTWTPENAVGIGGAYMCVYGMEGPGGYQFVGRTVQMWNKYRQSEDFCEGKPWLLRFFDQIRFYEVSHEELTQMREDFPKGKLKLKVEETTFSLKAYKEFLAENQESIDRFTTTQRSAFEEERLMWERTGLANFNSSSNSEESDEEERVDIEGAEAVDAPVQGNLWKVLVNEGDTVKEGDVLAIAESMKMEVCIEAPESGVISKVLCHEGENIYAGKLLFAITIKE, encoded by the coding sequence ATGTTTATGAAAATTTTGATCGCCAATCGTGGCGAAATCGCATGTCGCATCATCAAAACCCTCACAAAAATGGGCATCCGCTCTGTGGCACTTTACACAACAGCAGATAGAGATTCTTTACATGTAAGCCTTGCCGATGAGGCGTATTGGATAGGCGAAGGTGTGGCGAGTGAGAGCTATTTGGATGCAGCGAAAATTTTGGAAATCGCGTTTACATGTAAAGCCGAAGCGATCCATCCAGGATATGGATTTTTAAGCGAAAATGCCGCGTTCGCGAGGGCGTGTGAGACCAAAGGCATTGTGTTTATAGGGCCTAGGGCTGAGCATATCGAGGCTTTTGGTCTCAAACACACGGCGCGCGCTTTGGCAGAAGTTAACCACGTGCCTCTGCTTCCCGGCTCGGGATTATTGGCAAGTTTGGAAGAGGCGTTGGAAAAAGTGCAGAGCATCGGGTATCCTGTGATGCTGAAAAGTACGGCAGGAGGTGGCGGCATCGGGATGCAACTCTGCTATGATGCGCACTCTCTTGAGGGAGCGTACGCTTCGGTGAAACGTTTGAGCGAAAACAACTTCTCCAACAGTGGACTCTTTTTAGAAAAATACGTTGAACATGCGCGTCACATTGAAGTGCAGATTTTTGGCGATGGTAAAGGGTATGTGGCGACACTTGGCGAGCGTGACTGCTCCATTCAGCGCCGTAACCAAAAAGTGATCGAAGAGACGCCCGCAGCGCATTTGAGTGACAGCACACGAGAAGCACTGTTTGAGGCTTCCAAAAAACTCGCTTCATGTGTGAACTATCTCTCCGCAGGAACGGTGGAGTTTGTCTATGACACGATGAGCGATGCGTTTTATTTCTTAGAGGTGAATACCCGTTTGCAAGTAGAGCATGGCGTGACCGAAGAGGTCAGTGGCGTGGATTTGGTGGAGTGGATGATTCGCCAAGCGTATGGGAGTCATGAAGCACTTTACGACTACAAACATTCTCCAAAAGGGCATGCGATGCAAGTGCGTGTGTATGCCGAAGATCCGCTTAAAAACTTTCAACCCAGCTCTGGCGTGTTGCATCATGTCCGTTTTGCACCCAACATTCGTGTGGATAGTTTTATCGAAACCGGGCTTCATGTCTCTTCGTTTTATGATCCGATGATCGCTAAATTGATTGTCAAAGCAGACTCAAGAGAAGAAGCGCTCATCAAGATGGACGAGGCGATTGAGAAGACACGCATTGATGGCATCGAGACCAATCTGCGCTATTTGGGCGCGATTGTCAAAAGCGATTTTTTCAAAAATGCGACGCATACGACCAAATCACTCTCCCGTTTCTCCTTTGTGCCCCAAAGTATCGATGTGCTTCGACCTGGAACGCAGACGAGCATTCAAGATTACCCTGGACGTGTTGGGTATTGGGATGTGGGCGTGCCTCCGAGTGGGCCGTTTGATAGCCTCAGTTTTCGCTACGCCAATGCGTTGGTCGGAAATGATAGCCGTGCTTCAGGGTTGGAAATCGCCATTACAGGGCCAACGCTGAAATTTAATCAAGAGAGTGTGATTGCGCTGTGTGGTGCGAGCATCGAAGCATTTTTAGATGGTAAAAAAGTTGCGATGAATGAAGCTGTTACGATTCCAGCAGGCAGCATCTTAAAACTCAAAAAAGTGCATCACGAGGGTTTTCGCACCTACTTGGCGGTGCGTGGAGGGCTTGATGTGCCAGAGTATTTGGGGAGTCGTTCAACCTTTACATTGGGGAAGTTTGGAGGACATGCAGGGCGTATGCTGATCAGTGGCGATGTTTTACATGTAAGCCAAATGTGCGACAACACCGTGCCTTCCAAAGCATTTACTCCTAAAGCATTTCCAAGCCATGAGTGGCACATTGGTGTACTCTATGGCCCTCATGGTGCGCCTGAATTTTTTACGCCAGAGGACATCAAGACGTTTATGGAAGCGTCGTGGGAAGTGCACTACAACTCCAATCGAACGGGCGTGCGACTCATTGGCCCTAAGCCTGAGTGGGCGCGCACGGATGGCGGTGAGGCAGGATTGCATCCTTCCAACATTCACGACAACGCGTATGCCATCGGTGCGATTGACTTTACGGGCGATATGCCCGTCATCCTAGGCCCCGATGGCCCGAGTCTTGGCGGGTTTGTCTGCCCTGTTACGATTGTGAGCAGTGAGTTGTGGAAAGTAGGGCAACTTAAAGCGGGTGATCGGGTTCGTTTTGTGCCACTGAGTCATGAACGTGCGATGCAAATGCTTGAAGCACAAGAGAGCGCTATCGCTTCATTAGAGCCTTTTGATGAGCGTCATTATTTAGAAACCAAAGAGGTGTTAGGTGAAGCGATTTTGTACCACGATGAGGGCAAAAATGATCTTCCAAGCATCACGTTTCGCCAATCAGGCGATAGCTATCTTCTCATCGAATACGGCATCATGCAACTGGACATCGCGCTTCGTTTTCGGGTACATGTGCTTATGGAAGCGATTAAAAAGGCGGCGATTGCAGGGATGATCGATGTAACACCGGGGATTCGTTCGTTGCAGCTGCATTTTGATCCTCGCGTCTGTAAGCGTGAGGTGTTGATGGAGCAGATCAAAAGGATTGAGCTGACATTGCCTTTGATTGATGACATTGAGGTGCCTGCGCGCATCGTGCATTTACCGCTTTCGTGGGACGATGAACAGACTCGGGTGGCAATCGAAAAATACATGAAAATCGTCCGACCCGACGCGCCGTGGTGTCCGAGCAATATCGAGTTTATCCGTCGTATCAATGGTCTTGAGTCCATCGAAGCGGTGAAAAAAATCGTCTTTGATGCAAGCTACCTTGTGATGGGACTGGGTGACGTTTATTTGGGCGCTCCTGTAGCGACACCGCTTGATCCAAGGCACCGCTTAGTTACGACCAAATACAACCCGGCGCGGACATGGACGCCTGAAAATGCCGTCGGCATCGGTGGGGCGTATATGTGTGTGTATGGCATGGAAGGGCCGGGGGGCTATCAATTCGTGGGGCGAACGGTACAGATGTGGAATAAATACCGCCAAAGCGAGGATTTTTGTGAGGGAAAACCGTGGTTGTTGCGCTTTTTCGACCAGATTCGCTTTTACGAAGTGAGCCATGAAGAACTCACGCAGATGCGCGAAGATTTCCCCAAAGGCAAACTCAAACTCAAGGTTGAAGAGACGACGTTTAGTCTCAAAGCCTACAAGGAGTTTTTAGCCGAAAATCAAGAGAGTATTGATCGTTTCACCACCACGCAACGAAGCGCTTTTGAAGAGGAGCGTTTGATGTGGGAGCGCACGGGGTTGGCGAATTTTAACTCTAGCTCCAACAGTGAAGAGAGCGATGAAGAGGAGCGCGTGGATATTGAAGGTGCCGAAGCAGTCGATGCGCCCGTTCAGGGCAATCTTTGGAAAGTGCTGGTCAACGAGGGCGATACCGTGAAAGAGGGCGATGTGCTTGCCATCGCGGAGTCGATGAAGATGGAAGTCTGCATCGAAGCACCTGAAAGTGGTGTGATTTCAAAAGTGCTCTGCCATGAAGGTGAGAATATTTATGCAGGCAAACTGCTATTTGCCATTACGATAAAGGAGTAA
- a CDS encoding urea amidolyase associated protein UAAP2 — MEETTAIYNERVSAGVPWYHVVKKGQSIRIVDLKGCQAVDTLFYNADNHEERYSASDTIREQGSIFITTGTKLLSSDDNVMLEVTHDTCGNHDTLGGHCSAESNTVRFGHDKKYMHSCRDNYLYAVGELEMSPRDLTNNINFFMNVPVEEDGHLAIVDGISHEGDFVQMKAHMDTLVLISNCPQLNNPCNGFNPTPIQILIWDN, encoded by the coding sequence ATGGAAGAGACAACAGCAATTTACAATGAGCGTGTCAGTGCGGGTGTACCGTGGTACCATGTGGTCAAAAAAGGGCAAAGTATTCGCATCGTGGATTTAAAAGGATGCCAAGCGGTCGATACCCTTTTTTACAACGCCGACAACCACGAAGAGCGTTACAGTGCGAGCGATACGATTCGCGAACAAGGCAGTATATTCATTACAACGGGAACGAAACTACTTTCGAGTGATGATAACGTCATGCTTGAAGTGACACACGATACCTGCGGCAATCACGACACCCTTGGCGGTCACTGCAGCGCTGAGAGTAACACCGTTCGTTTTGGGCACGATAAAAAGTACATGCACAGTTGCCGTGACAACTATCTCTACGCGGTCGGTGAGTTGGAAATGAGCCCAAGGGATTTGACCAACAACATCAACTTTTTTATGAACGTTCCGGTGGAAGAAGATGGGCATTTGGCGATCGTGGATGGCATCTCGCATGAGGGCGATTTTGTGCAGATGAAAGCGCATATGGACACACTGGTACTCATCTCAAACTGTCCGCAACTCAACAATCCGTGCAATGGGTTTAACCCCACACCGATTCAGATTCTTATCTGGGATAATTAG
- a CDS encoding urea amidolyase associated protein UAAP1, with protein MIHETMVLNEVITGGGKYSKLIKRGQTIRLSALDSKASLSALFYNADNTAERYNSADTVKIQWNAFLGKGKVLFSELGHILFSITEDTTDGLIDTLAGMSNPRIVEQNFGSGSYEQIRNRYFKSDRENFLVELGKYGMGKRDIVQCLNLFRKVDVAEGSKLLLSEKRPKKGDFIELRAEMNILLILSNTPHVMEKGEYNPSDVEVTIFERSANEDVAFSEEAKRGFENNARYFA; from the coding sequence ATGATACACGAAACGATGGTACTGAATGAAGTGATAACAGGTGGCGGTAAATACTCAAAGCTCATCAAACGAGGGCAAACCATTCGCCTGAGCGCACTGGACAGTAAAGCAAGCCTAAGCGCTCTGTTTTACAATGCCGACAACACCGCAGAGCGTTACAACTCCGCCGATACGGTCAAAATTCAATGGAACGCCTTTTTAGGCAAAGGTAAAGTGCTCTTCTCCGAGCTGGGGCATATTCTGTTTTCCATTACGGAAGATACCACAGATGGGCTCATCGATACGCTTGCAGGTATGAGCAATCCTCGCATCGTCGAGCAAAACTTTGGTAGTGGCAGTTACGAGCAGATTCGCAACCGTTACTTTAAAAGTGATCGTGAAAACTTTTTGGTGGAACTTGGCAAATACGGCATGGGAAAACGTGACATCGTGCAGTGCCTCAATCTTTTTCGTAAAGTCGATGTGGCGGAAGGAAGCAAACTGCTTTTGAGTGAGAAACGACCCAAAAAAGGCGATTTTATCGAGCTTCGAGCGGAGATGAACATTCTTCTCATACTTTCCAATACACCGCATGTGATGGAAAAAGGGGAGTATAACCCAAGCGATGTTGAGGTCACAATTTTTGAGCGTTCAGCGAATGAGGATGTCGCGTTTAGCGAAGAAGCCAAGCGCGGTTTTGAAAACAACGCGCGTTATTTTGCCTAA
- a CDS encoding ATP-binding cassette domain-containing protein codes for MSLIEIKHLWKTYGANVVLENLSLSIEAGEFCTLVGPSGCGKSTFLRMLLGEESPSKGVFLFEGKPFPKEPSVERGIVFQRYSLFSHLTVLDNVMLGIELGESRFLGKLFGSAQKRAKEEAIAMLEAVGLGDVLHHYPSALSGGMQQRLSIAQSLVKKPKLLLLDEPFGALDPGIRADMHALILDLWKKNNLTVVMVTHDLHEGFYLGTRLLVFDKVRNDPQAPNAFGAKITYDIPLIREKVKDEE; via the coding sequence ATGAGTTTGATTGAGATTAAACACCTCTGGAAAACTTACGGTGCTAATGTGGTGCTTGAAAACCTTTCCCTCAGCATCGAAGCGGGTGAATTTTGCACGTTGGTAGGACCTTCTGGTTGTGGCAAAAGTACCTTTTTGCGCATGTTACTGGGCGAAGAGAGCCCAAGCAAAGGGGTCTTTTTATTTGAAGGCAAACCCTTTCCCAAAGAGCCAAGCGTTGAGAGAGGCATCGTGTTTCAACGCTATTCGCTTTTTTCACACCTCACGGTGTTGGACAATGTGATGCTGGGCATAGAACTCGGCGAATCGCGCTTTTTAGGCAAATTGTTTGGAAGCGCTCAAAAACGAGCCAAGGAAGAAGCCATTGCTATGCTTGAAGCTGTGGGCTTGGGCGATGTGTTGCACCATTACCCCTCAGCGTTATCGGGAGGGATGCAACAACGTCTCTCCATCGCGCAGTCGTTGGTGAAAAAACCAAAACTACTGCTTTTAGATGAGCCTTTTGGCGCGCTCGATCCAGGCATTCGTGCCGATATGCACGCGCTTATTTTAGATTTGTGGAAGAAAAACAACCTCACCGTTGTGATGGTGACACATGATTTGCACGAGGGATTTTACCTCGGCACCAGATTATTGGTGTTTGATAAAGTTCGCAATGACCCACAAGCGCCCAATGCGTTTGGGGCAAAGATCACGTATGATATTCCGTTAATACGTGAGAAAGTAAAGGATGAAGAATGA